One Brassica napus cultivar Da-Ae unplaced genomic scaffold, Da-Ae ScsIHWf_773;HRSCAF=1112, whole genome shotgun sequence genomic region harbors:
- the LOC111212523 gene encoding NAC domain-containing protein 101, giving the protein MESLTHIPPGYRFHPTDEELVDYYLKKKVAFPGMQVDVIKDVDLYKIEPWDIQELCGRGTREEREWYFFSHKDKKYPTGTRTNRATGSGFWKATGRDKAIYSKQELVGMRKTLVFYKGRAPNGQKSDWIMHEYRLETDENGPPHEEGWVVCRAFKKKLTTMSYNNPRTMMGPSGQESNWFTHQMHVANGSYYHLPDLESPRMFQGSSSSHHNDNDPYGVVLSTINATPTTLVQGDDEEDHGNIITNDDDGHIITNDDDHGHFITNDNMIMMNTNTDHHHHHHHHQSGLLLSDDHNDHMMDWQTLDKLVASQLIMSQEEEEVNKDPSDNSSNETFHHHLSGEQATIASMNASSSPCSFYSWPQNTNT; this is encoded by the exons ATGGAAAGTCTCACACACATTCCTCCGGGTTATCGATTCCATCCGACCGATGAAGAACTCGTTGACTATTATCTAAAGAAGAAAGTTGCATTTCCAGGAATGCAAGTTGATGTTATCAAAGATGTTGATCTATACAAAATCGAGCCATGGGACATCCAAG AGTTATGTGGAAGAGGGACAAGAGAAGAGAGGGAATGGTATTTCTTTAGCCACAAAGACAAGAAGTATCCAACAGGGACACGAACCAATAGAGCAACGGGCTCAGGATTTTGGAAAGCAACGGGTCGAGACAAGGCCATATACTCGAAGCAAGAGCTAGTCGGGATGCGGAAGACTCTTGTGTTTTACAAAGGTCGAGCTCCAAATGGTCAGAAATCCGATTGGATAATGCACGAGTATCGCCTTGAGACCGATGAAAATGGACCACCTCATGAGGAAGGATGGGTGGTTTGTCGTGCTTTTAAGAAGAAACTAACCACAATGAGTTACAACAATCCAAGAACAATGATGGGACCATCAGGACAAGAATCAAATTGGTTCACACATCAAATGCATGTAGCTAATGGTAGTTACTACCATCTTCCTGACTTAGAGAGTCCAAGAATGTTCCAAGGCTCATCATCATCACATCATAATGATAATGACCCATATGGTGTTGTACTCAGCACAATCAACGCAACACCAACTACACTAGTgcaaggagatgatgaagaagatcaTGGAAATATTATTactaatgatgatgatggtcaCATTATTACTAATGATGATGATCATGGTCATTTTATTACTAATGATAATATGATTATGATGAATACAAAtactgatcatcatcatcatcatcatcatcatcaatcagGATTACTGCTCAGTGATGATCATAATGACCATATGATGGATTGGCAAACTCTTGACAAGTTAGTTGCTTCTCAGCTAATCATGAgccaagaagaggaagaagttaACAAAGATCCATCTGATAATTCTTCCAATGAAACCTTCCATCATCATCTCTCTGGAGAGCAAGCAACAATAGCTTCAATGAAtgcctcttcttctccatgTTCCTTCTACTCTTGGCCTCAAAATACAAACACCTAA
- the LOC106422079 gene encoding pectinesterase inhibitor 11, giving the protein MAKLYQTLFLIISISYFFSPELIAASPAGASQKAVNFIQSSCKTTTYPAVCFRSLSAYANAIQTSPQRLAETALAVTLSRVQSTKLFVSRLTRFKTLKKREVEAIKDCVEEINDTIERLTKSVQEMKLCGSAKNQEQFAFHMSNAQTWTSAALTDENTCSDGFSGRFMDGRIKNSVRARIVNMGQETSNALSLINAYGKKY; this is encoded by the coding sequence ATGGCAAAACTATACCAAACTCTCTTTCTAATCATCTCAATCTCCTACTTCTTCTCACCGGAGCTCATCGCAGCCTCACCGGCTGGAGCTTCCCAAAAAGCCGTAAACTTCATCCAATCCTCTTGCAAAACCACAACATACCCAGCCGTGTGCTTCCGTTCACTCTCCGCCTACGCAAACGCCATCCAGACAAGCCCTCAACGCTTAGCCGAGACCGCACTAGCCGTTACCCTAAGCCGAGTTCAATCCACGAAGCTCTTTGTCTCGCGTCTGACGCGTTTCAAGACCCTCAAGAAGCGCGAGGTCGAAGCCATCAAGGACTGCGTCGAGGAGATCAACGATACCATCGAACGTTTGACCAAGTCGGTCCAGGAGATGAAGCTATGTGGTAGTGCCAAGAATCAAGAACAGTTTGCGTTCCACATGAGTAATGCTCAGACTTGGACTAGTGCTGCTTTGACTGATGAGAACACTTGCTCCGATGGGTTCTCGGGTCGGTTTATGGATGGACGGATCAAGAACTCGGTTCGGGCTAGAATCGTTAACATGGGCCAGGAAACCAGCAACGCACTGTCCTTGATTAATGCATATGGTAAAAAGtactaa
- the LOC106388071 gene encoding chloride conductance regulatory protein ICln: protein MVVGLREFALRTGDGSPALDESNGEELMHVQPSVAVALSDRSVESPGTLYITSRKLIWLSDADVAKGYAVDFLSISLHAVSRDPQTYSSPCIYTQIEVVEDEDDDEDETESNGVLDLSKIREMRLVPSDSTQLDTLFDVFCECAELNPEPVEEEEEESGHNWVFSADQMVVGGGGEEDAEWQISQSPTSVIGHSNGDESIAQPMLELQINDQRFDDAEEMVHKNETKDH from the exons ATGGTGGTTGGTCTAAGAGAGTTCGCGCTCAGAACCGGAGACGGCTCACCAGCTCTAGACGAATCCAACGGCGAGGAGCTTATGCACGTGCAGCCCTCCGTCGCCGTAGCTCTCAGTGACCGCTCCGTCGAGTCTCCCGGAACTCTCTACATCACTTCCAG GAAATTGATTTGGCTGAGTGATGCTGACGTGGCGAAAGGCTACGCCGTTGATTTCTTGTCGATATCGCTTCACGCGGTTTCGAGAGATCCACAGACTTATTCATCTCCTTGTATATATACTCAG ATTGAAGTTGTagaagatgaggatgatgatgaggatgagaCAGAATCCAATGGCGTTTTGGACTTATCGAAGATCAGAGAGATGAGGCTTGTTCCTTCAGACTCTACTCAGT TGGATACTCTGTTTGATGTGTTCTGTGAGTGTGCTGAGCTCAATCCAGAACCAGTTGAAG aagaagaagaagaaagtggaCATAACTGGGTGTTTAGTGCTGATCAGATGGTTGTTGGTGGAGGAG GGGAAGAAGATGCAGAATGGCAAATATCTCAGAGCCCGACGAGTGTAATTGGTCATTCCAATGGAGATGAAAGTATTGCTCAGCCTATGCTCGAg CTCCAGATCAATGATCAGAGGTTTGATGATGCTGAAGAGATGGTTCATAAAAACGAGACCAAAGATCACTAA
- the LOC125605564 gene encoding uncharacterized protein LOC125605564 → MAFWSAENATKAYLTTLKTDQRTKEPNVAEFISALAAGNNARKITVACAGAANADILVALIAAANQTRGQVVCVLRGIEELIISKKMLEPSEIHHIQFVVGEPNDNALINDHFGEADFVLVDCKIKNHQDIVRKIVSQHEENARTGGGSGVAVVVGYNAFSRGSWRFSDGRKTQFLPIGEGLLVTRVNDDGSYNQKMMKKNDDDYHQHHDHVRKSNWVVKVDKCTGEEHVFRVRVPRGEATIEA, encoded by the exons atggctTTTTGGTCTGCTGAGAATGCTACTAAAGCCTACCTCACTACATTGAAAACG GATCAAAGAACAAAAGAACCAAACGTGGCTGAATTCATATCGGCCCTAGCCGCCGGAAATAACGCAAGAAAGATCACCGTGGCTTGTGCCGGGGCAGCAAACGCTGACATCCTCGTTGCCCTAATCGCTGCGGCTAACCAAACGCGAGGTCAAGTGGTATGCGTTTTACGTGGCATCGAGGAACTAATCATATCCAAGAAAATGTTGGAACCATCAGAGATTCATCATATACAATTCGTAGTCGGAGAACCTAACGACAACGCTCTTATTAATGATCATTTTGGAGAAGCTGATTTCGTCCTCGTTGATTGTAAGATCAAGAACCACCAAGATATCGTTAGAAAGATCGTTAGTCAACATGAAGAAAATGCAAGAACCGGAGGTGGAAGCGGTGTGGCGGTTGTGGTGGGTTATAACGCGTTTTCGAGAGGATCTTGGAGGTTTAGCGATGGGAGGAAAACACAGTTTTTGCCTATAGGTGAAGGGTTGCTGGTGACAAGGGTCAACGATGACGGTAGCTATAACCAGAAGATGATGAAAAAGAACGATGATGATTATCATCAGCACCATGACCACGTGAGAAAGAGTAATTGGGTGGTGAAAGTTGATAAGTGCACAGGAGAGGAGCATGTGTTTAGGGTTAGAGTTCCACGAGGAGAAGCAACTATTGAagcttaa